In Parasegetibacter sp. NRK P23, the genomic stretch TGTGTATGCCTGTACGGCAGCATTTCCTGGCGCATGTTCCTCGCCGATAGCAGGATGGTGCCGCTTTTTTTCCGGAAGTATTTGAATAGCCTGTCTATGGCTTTGCTGGAGATTGGCTGGTAAACGCCGAGTAAAGTAAATTGCCCATTCTGGCCGAAGGCCACATTGGCCCACTCCCAGTTGAACTGATGTCCCAGGTGCACATGGCAACTTTTGCCTTTTGCATACAGTTCCGGCAACGGACCATAATCCATCCTGAAACGCTTCTGCAAGGTTCGTTTGCTCATGGAAAGCAGTTTCACCGCTTCCAGCCAGTTGTCGATGAAAGCCCGGTAAAACCGGCGGGCGATTTTTATTCTTTCCGCTTCGCTTTTTTCAGGGAACGCGATCGCCAGGTTCTGCAGCACTACTTTTTTGCGGTAACCAAAAACATAATACACCAGCACATATATAAAATCGGCCAGCCCGTACAACAACCAGAAAGGGAGCAGGGAAATGCCGTAGAAAAAGCCGAGTATCAGGTAATACATGCGCTAAAGTTAATGGTGCGTTACAGCACAATGTTTTGCAGCAGTTCCGATTTGCCGGGGAAATCCGTGTTGAAATGAAGTCCCCTACTCTCTTTCCGGAACTGGGCGCCTTTCACAATCAGATAGCCCACGGTGATGAGATTCCTCAATTCGCACAACTGCGGGGAAAGCACGCTGCTTTCGTACAACAGTTCGGTTTCCTCGTGCAGCAGGTCGAGTCTTTTGCTGGCGCGCTGCAAACGGATGCTGTTGCGCACGATCCCGACATAGTCGCTCATGATAGACTGCAATTCCTTTAAACTCTGCGTGATCAGGATCATTTCGCCGGGTTGTGCCGTGCCTGCCGCGTTCCAATCAGGAATATCATTTCTGAAGGAAAGCCGGTCTATATTTTCAATACTGTCCAGGTAGCAACGGTGCGAGAACACCATGGCTTCCAGCAGCGAATTGGAGGCAAGACGGTTGGCACCATGCAGGCCGGTGGAAGCGCATTCTCCAGCGGCGTACAGGTTCAGGATCGAGGTTCTCCCGAGTAGGTCGGTTTTAATACCACCACAACTGTAATGGGCCGCGGGCGCGACGGGGATCATCTGTTGGGCCACATCGATCCCGATGGAACGGCATTTTTCGTTGATGTTCGGGAAATGATCGCGGAACTTCTCCATATCCATGTGCCGGCAATCAAGGTAAACATGTTCGGTACCGTTGATCTTCATTTCGGAGTCGATGGCACGGGCCACGATATCCCTTGGTGCGAGGTCCTTTCTTTCATCATACTTCTCCATGAAGGCCTCACCTGCTTTGTTGCGCAGGATACCGCCATCACCGCGAACGGCTTCGGTAATCAGGAACGACGGGCTTACGCCCGGTTCGTACAATGCGGTGGGGTGAAACTGGATGAACTCCATGTTCTCGATCCTTCCCTTGGCCCGGTAAACCATGGCAACCCCGTCGCCGGTGGCTATCACAGGGTTGGTCGTGCTTCTGTACACCTGCCCGTTTCCTCCTGTGGCCAGCAGGGTAACTTTCGCAATGATCTTTTCAATGCGGTTGCTTTCCTGGTTCAATACATATACGCCGTAACAGGTGATATCAGGCGTGGCTTTAGTGACCAGGTAACCCAGGTGGTGCTGGGTGATCAGGTCCACCACGAAACAGTGTTTAATGAACCGGATGTTCGGTGTTTTTCCCACGGCTTCCAGCAGGGCCCGCTCCATCTCCTTCCCGGTGACATCTTTGTGGTGGAGAATTCGGAATTCTGAGTGTCCTCCTTCCTTTCCCAATTTAAAATCACCATCGGGTTCCTTGTCGAAGCGGGCGCCCCATTCAATGATCTCCCGGATGCGTTCGGGCCCTTCTTTCACCACGATTTCCACGGTTTCCGGGTTACACAATCCGTCTCCGGCAACCAGTGTATCCTGGATGTGTTTTTCGAAACTGTCATTCTCCAGGTCGGTTACGCCAGCGATGCCACCCTGTGCATATTTTGTATTCGTTTCGTCGGCCACGGTTTTGGTGATCACCAATACCTGTTTTTCGGGAAACTGCTGCGCCACTTTAAGGGCATACGTCAGGCCTGCAATGCCGGAGCCTATCACTAAAAAATCTGTCTGCATCATCCGTATTAATATTCCAGGGTGAAGGCGCCTGATTTGGGGTCTTCGATCATTTTGTCCAGCGAGTACTTAATAGTTACGGTACGTTTGTCGGCTGAAAGTTCTACAGCTTCACCGGTTGTTTTCTTTGCCGGCCTGGGCAGCCTGATGATGGTGCTGATTTTTACAGCACCCAGCATGGCACTCATCTGTTGCATCTGCGCGAAAGATTCATCGCTCTTCAGTTTTTCAATTGCTGATTCATCTAACACGGTACGTTCAATTTTGCCGTTTGTGAAGTTGGTCTTGTAAATATTTTGCAGCATGTTCAGTTTGTCGAGCTCTTTCTTCTCACCTTCTTCTTCACCTTCTTCTTCATCTTCTTCTTTTTTCTGATCCAACACTTTGTTCATCACTTTCGCGAAGCTTTCCTGGTTGGCGGGGTCCCAGGTCTTGTTCAGGTCGGCCAATGTTTTATAAGGGAACTGGAAATTCATTTTGAAGATTTTCTCTTCCATCTTCATTTTCATCGTCATCTTTCCGTTTTCCAGCAATGCTTTTTGTTCGGCGGAAAGTTCAGAAGCCGTATCGGTAAAGCTTTTAAAATAGATAGTGGTGTCCTGCATTTTGGCGAATTCAGGATTATTTTTCATTTCTTCTTCTCCACCCATGGCGGCTACCATTTCAAATAGTTTTCCCATGTCCATGTTCATATCAAACACCACGGAGTTATCGGCAGCGATGGTATATTCTTCAGACATTTCATAACAACCCGTAAAGCCAATGGCGATACAGAGGATAAGGAATAAGGAGGTTAATTTTTTCATTGTGAGGTGTGTTGTATTTGATTAAAATTGAATGCCGGTTTCGTAGGTTACGGAAAACTGTTTGCTGGTGCCTGGTTCCAGCACCACCAATCCCATATTGTTGTTGAAGCAATCGGGCGCGCCGCTCAGGTTCTCGATGGCGATGCTGTTGCGGTGTGGCGGAATGTACATTTGAAGGAAGGGGTAATTTTCATCGGGATGAAAACGCACGAAAACACCGTTTTCCGGGTTATGCAATACAGGTGCATGTTGCGCTTCCTGGTCGAGGATAAAGCAGTTGTCAAGTTCAATATCAGCGAGTGGTTCCGCCTCCTGGAATTTGTTGTAAGGAAGGACTTTACCTGTCGGAATCAGTCTTTCAT encodes the following:
- a CDS encoding lysophospholipid acyltransferase family protein — protein: MYYLILGFFYGISLLPFWLLYGLADFIYVLVYYVFGYRKKVVLQNLAIAFPEKSEAERIKIARRFYRAFIDNWLEAVKLLSMSKRTLQKRFRMDYGPLPELYAKGKSCHVHLGHQFNWEWANVAFGQNGQFTLLGVYQPISSKAIDRLFKYFRKKSGTILLSARNMRQEMLPYRHTQYIMGLVADQNPSDPNKAYWHMFFSKMAPFVKGPEKNARLHNIPVVFARFEKLKRGYYNCVLELVEENPADTPEGELTTKFVRYLEDNIRRQPENWLWSHRRWKHDWEKYRSGE
- the nadB gene encoding L-aspartate oxidase, giving the protein MMQTDFLVIGSGIAGLTYALKVAQQFPEKQVLVITKTVADETNTKYAQGGIAGVTDLENDSFEKHIQDTLVAGDGLCNPETVEIVVKEGPERIREIIEWGARFDKEPDGDFKLGKEGGHSEFRILHHKDVTGKEMERALLEAVGKTPNIRFIKHCFVVDLITQHHLGYLVTKATPDITCYGVYVLNQESNRIEKIIAKVTLLATGGNGQVYRSTTNPVIATGDGVAMVYRAKGRIENMEFIQFHPTALYEPGVSPSFLITEAVRGDGGILRNKAGEAFMEKYDERKDLAPRDIVARAIDSEMKINGTEHVYLDCRHMDMEKFRDHFPNINEKCRSIGIDVAQQMIPVAPAAHYSCGGIKTDLLGRTSILNLYAAGECASTGLHGANRLASNSLLEAMVFSHRCYLDSIENIDRLSFRNDIPDWNAAGTAQPGEMILITQSLKELQSIMSDYVGIVRNSIRLQRASKRLDLLHEETELLYESSVLSPQLCELRNLITVGYLIVKGAQFRKESRGLHFNTDFPGKSELLQNIVL